From the genome of Streptacidiphilus sp. PB12-B1b:
GTAGCCGGTGAGGTGCGCGGCGCGCGCCTCGTCCAGCCGTCCGAGCCGCAGCAGCGGCAACAGCGCCAGGGCCTGGCTGTTGTGCGGCTCCTCGTCGCAGCCGACCTGGCCGTCGAAGGTGGGCTGCAGCTCGGCCAGCGCCTGCCGGTCGTCCCCGTGCCGGATGTGGTGGGCGGCGCGGGTCCGGGCCTCGCAGGCGGCGCAGTCGCTGAGCTGGGTGCGGCCACGGGTGGCCCACAGCTCGTACGCCAGTTGCTCGCCCTCGCCCAGGTGCCGGGCCAGGGCGTACTCCTGGGCGTGGACCGGCTGCAGGTCGTGGCCCTGCGCCCGGTAGCGGCGGCGCATCTCGGCGATCCAGCCGCGGATCGACGCCAGCGGCACGTCCGGGGTGGAGAGCAGCCCGGAGCCGACCCACTTGAAGTACCAGAACAGCCGGTGCACTTCGGACTCGTCGAAGGCCTTCGGGTGCTCGTCCCACAGCCCCAGCAGCCGGGCGAACGCGACCGGGTACTTCACCACCTCGCCGCTGCCGTGGTAGCCGCGCATCAGCTCCACCAGGGCCGAGACGGTGACCTCGGGATCGCCGAACGCCTCGGCGGCCTCGACCAGTTCCTCGGCGATCGCCACGGTGGCGCGCCCCCGGGGCCGCTCCCGGTTCTCCCGCAGGGCCTGGAAGAACTCGTCCCTCGTACTGGGTGCAGTCATGGCTGGGCCTTCCCGTGTCCGGTGTCGGCGGCCTGGGTTGCGAAGTCGAGCAGGCCCAGGAAGGAGCGGTTGAGCAGTGCGTGGTCGGTGGGCCGCAGCGGTCGCCGGGAGAGCAGCAGCGCCTGGCCGTAGAGCGCTTCGATGGCCGTCTCCGACAGGTGCGGGTCGGCGGTCCCGGCCAGCTCCGCGAGCCTGCGGATGAGCGGGTTGAGGTGGTTCAGGATCAGCTGCGCGCGGGGCGCGGAGGAGCTCAGCGAGCCGAGAATGCCCGCCCACAACTCGTCTGCCTGGGAGGAGAGTTCGGCGCGTCGGCGCTCGTGCCGGGCCTCCCGGTTGTCGACCAGCATCGCGGGCACGCCGACCGGCTGGAAGGAGCGCAGCACCACGTCGGTGTCGAACCGGTCGGCGACCGCCCTGGCGCGCGCCAGGAAGGGGGCGGCGGCCAGTTCGGCGGCCGGGTCCACACTGTCCAGGTGCGCGCTGACGGTCTCCGGGTCCAGGTCGGCGACGCTGATGCCGGGCCGGATCTGCGGCAGCTGGTGCACCAGCTCCCGGTCGTACACGTAGCCGCCGTTGACCACGCCCAGCCCGGCGGCGGCGGCGATCGGCGCGACCTGGCGGAACTCCTCGACGGTCCGGGTGACCAGCACCACCGGGTGGGCGCGGGTGAACTCGTCCAGGCTGACGGTGCCGTCCGTGGTCTCGAAGGGCAGCCACGGCAGCAGCAGCGCGAGCAGCTGGTCGTCGTAGCGGGCCAGCGCCTTCACGGCCAGGTGGTGCACGTCCAGGAAGCGCCGCAGCAGCGCCAGGTCCGAGGCGGCCAGGCCGGTCAGCCACTGGCGTACCCGGTCGCCGATGGCGTCGCGGACGGCGGCCAGTGTCTCGTCCTCGTACAGCGCCTCGCGCGAGGCGGTGGGGCGCAGGCCGGTGGTGTCCACCACGCAGGAGACGAAGAAGGCCCAGTCCGGGACGAGTTCGGTGGCCTGGTCGGACAGCAGCATGCCCTTGAGGTGCACGCGGTTGCCGGAGCGCTTGGTCGGGTGCGCGGGCGTCGGCAGCACGAAGGCCACGCCCTTGAGACCGACCAGGGGGATGTCCAGGTCGATGGTGTCCAGCGGGGTGAAGTCGAAGACGGACCTGCCGTACGCGGCCAGGGCCTCGCGGCGGGCGAAGGGCGAACCGTACGGGCGCTCCCACACCGGCGGGGTGTCGTTCACCTGGATGGTGTCGCCGTGCCGGTCGACGACCTCGACCCGGTAGCGCAGCAGCGAGCCGAAGTGACGGGCCAGCTGCACCACCCGGGACGGCTCCAGCCACTCGCTGCCGTCGGCGCGTGGGGTGAGCGTCACCGTGGTGCCGGGTTGCGCGACCGTTCCGGCGGGCAGGGTGCGGATGCTGTACGTGCCGTCGCTGCGGCCGTGCCACTCGACGGCGGGCGCACCCGGTTCGCGGGCGCTGCGCGACACCACGGTGATCTCGTCCGCGACCACGAAGCAGGCGAGCAGGCCGATGCCGAACTGGCCGATGAAGTCGGCGCGCGCGGCGGACAGGTCGAGCCCGCCGTCCGCGTTGCGCTTGGAGGAGCGCCCGATGGTGGCGAGGAAGGTGTGCACGTCGGACTCGGTGAGCCCGACGCCGGAGTCCTCGACGACGATGCCGCCGCCCGCACCGGTGCGGATGGTGATCCGCGCGGGGGCGTCGGGGTCGAGCAGCCGCCGCGCGGTGATGGCGTCCACGGCGTTCTGCATCAGCTCCCGCAGGTAGACCCGGGGCGAGGAGTAGAGGTGGTGGGACAGCAGGTCGACCAGGCCGCGCAGATCGACCTGGAACGTGTGGCCCGGCTGGGGTGTGGTCACGGGAGTGGCTCCTACTTCCTCTTCTTGCATTCCTGCCGCGCCGTGGCGAACACCTGACCGGGGCTGCCGACGTAGGCCCACGGGAAGCGGGTCGGGTGGTCGCCGATGCGCTGGAACAGGTCCCGGGCCAGGGCCCGTTCGCCCGCGAGCCAGAACACCATGGCGAAGGCGTTGAGCGCGCCGTACGGGGATTCGGTGGGCGCGTACGCCGGGTGCAGCACCGAGACGGCGGCGGCCTGCTTCAGCTCGGCGACGACGCTGCCGCCGCGCAGGTAGCCGGGGCGCTCGGCCTTGGGCAGCTCGAACCAGTGCTCGATGTGCGCGTACGCGGTCAGCACGCCGAGGGTGCTGCCGGGCGGGGCCTGTTCGACCGCCTGCCGGGCGAAGCCGTGCATCTGCTCGTGCGAGCCGCCCCACTTGGCGCACAGCTGCTGCAGCATCGCCGCGTGCAGCGCGGTGTGGTGCGGGGCGCGGCGGACCCCGGCGTCGAACCGCCGCCGGGTGACGGCGTGGCCGTGCTCCAGGCCGCGCGAGGCGGTGGTCAGGAAGCACCACGGCGAGGCCGATTCGGGGTCCAGCTCGACGGCGGCGTAGAGGTGTTCCTCGGCGGTCCGCAGCCGCTCGTGGAAGGTGTGGAACTGCTCCTGGGTGACC
Proteins encoded in this window:
- a CDS encoding HSP90 family protein gives rise to the protein MTTPQPGHTFQVDLRGLVDLLSHHLYSSPRVYLRELMQNAVDAITARRLLDPDAPARITIRTGAGGGIVVEDSGVGLTESDVHTFLATIGRSSKRNADGGLDLSAARADFIGQFGIGLLACFVVADEITVVSRSAREPGAPAVEWHGRSDGTYSIRTLPAGTVAQPGTTVTLTPRADGSEWLEPSRVVQLARHFGSLLRYRVEVVDRHGDTIQVNDTPPVWERPYGSPFARREALAAYGRSVFDFTPLDTIDLDIPLVGLKGVAFVLPTPAHPTKRSGNRVHLKGMLLSDQATELVPDWAFFVSCVVDTTGLRPTASREALYEDETLAAVRDAIGDRVRQWLTGLAASDLALLRRFLDVHHLAVKALARYDDQLLALLLPWLPFETTDGTVSLDEFTRAHPVVLVTRTVEEFRQVAPIAAAAGLGVVNGGYVYDRELVHQLPQIRPGISVADLDPETVSAHLDSVDPAAELAAAPFLARARAVADRFDTDVVLRSFQPVGVPAMLVDNREARHERRRAELSSQADELWAGILGSLSSSAPRAQLILNHLNPLIRRLAELAGTADPHLSETAIEALYGQALLLSRRPLRPTDHALLNRSFLGLLDFATQAADTGHGKAQP